A window of Piliocolobus tephrosceles isolate RC106 chromosome 13, ASM277652v3, whole genome shotgun sequence contains these coding sequences:
- the LOC111540083 gene encoding caspase-5 translates to MLKINRAGQTSVQILPTTNHKSTGVKKDNRKKEILKVLEYLGKDMLHGVFNYLAKHDVLTLKEEEKKKYYDAKIEDKALILVDSMRKNRVAHQRFTQTLLNMDQRITSVKPLLQIEAGPPESAESTNTLILCPHEEFLRRCKENHDEIYPIKKREDRKRLALIICNIKFDHLPPRIGAHFDILGMQELLQGLDYNVVDKKNLTARDMESVLRAFAARPEHKSSDSMFLVLMSHGILEGIFFDVSTERRGEHWVRDSPASLAVISSQSPENLEEDSVCRVHVEKDFIAFCSSTPHNMSWRDRTRGSIFITELITCFQKYSWCYHLMKIFQKVQKSFEIPKAKAQMPTIERVSLTRDFYLFPGN, encoded by the exons ATGCTAAAGATCAACAGGGCTGGACAAACATCTGTGCAGATCCTACCTACTACGAATCATAAGTCGACCGGTGTAAAAA AAGACAATcgcaaaaaagaaatacttaaggTGTTGGAATACCTGGGCAAAGATATGCTTCATggtgtttttaattatttggcAAAACACGATGTTCTGACattgaaggaagaggaaaagaaaaaatattacgaTGCCAAAATTGAAGACAAGGCCCTGATCTTGGTAGACTCTATGCGAAAGAATCGTGTGGCTCATCAAAGGTTTACCCAAACCCTTCTCAATATGGACCAAAGGATCACCAGTGTAAAAC CACTTCTGCAAATCGAGGCTGGACCACCTGAGTCAGCAGAATCTACAAATACTCTCATACTTTGTCCTCATGAAGAATTCCTGAGACGGTGTAAAGAAAACCATGATGAG ATCTATCctataaaaaaaagagaggaccGCAAACGCCTGGCTCTCATCATATGTAATATAAAGTTTGATCATCTGCCACCAAGGATTGGGGCTCACTTTGACATCCTGGGGATGCAAGAGCTGCTTCAGGGCCTGGACTACAATGTGGTTGACAAAAAGAATCTCACAGCCAGG GATATGGAGTCAGTGCTGAGGGCATTTGCTGCCCGACCAGAGCACAAGTCCTCCGACAGCATGTTCCTGGTGCTCATGTCTCATGGCATCCTGGAGGGAATCT TCTTTGATGTCTCTACAGAAAGACGTGGGGAACACTGGGTCAGAGACTCTCCGGCATCCTTGGCAGTCATCTCTTCACAGTCACCTGAGAACCTGGAGGAAGATTCTGTTTGCAGAGTCCACGTGGAGAAGGACTTCATTGCTTTCTGTTCTTCAACACCAC ATAACATGTCCTGGAGAGACCGTACAAGGGGCTCCATCTTCATCACAGAACTTATCACATGCTTCCAGAAATATTCTTGGTGCTACCAcctaatgaaaatatttcagaag gtaCAGAAATCATTTGAAATTCCAAAAGCTAAAGCCCAGATGCCCACTATAGAACGAGTATCCTTGACAAGAGATTTCTACCTCTTTCCTGGCAATTGA